A window from Leifsonia shinshuensis encodes these proteins:
- a CDS encoding acetylxylan esterase: MPLTDLTHAELLAFRPEVQEPADFDAFWRRTIAEARAAGGTAELTPADTPVTQLIVEDLVFPGFGGEPVRAWVSRPLHADGPLPAVVQFQGYGGGRGLAGENVAWALAGYVHVFVDTRGQGSGWGSGGDTPDPHGSGPATPGVMTRGIHSPETYYYRRVYTDAVRAVDATRDLPFVDASRIAVTGGSQGGGIALAAAALSDGVAAAMPDVAFLCAFRRGVEVAGGGPYLELATYLSVHRDEVADVFRTVSYFDGVNFARRIHVPTLFSVALMDTVVPPSTTFAAYNHLAAEDRAIEVYPFNDHEGGGAAQWRAQAGWLAARFGA; the protein is encoded by the coding sequence ATGCCGCTCACCGACCTGACCCACGCCGAACTGCTCGCCTTCCGCCCGGAGGTGCAGGAGCCCGCCGACTTCGACGCGTTCTGGAGGCGCACGATCGCCGAGGCGCGGGCCGCCGGCGGCACCGCGGAGCTGACGCCGGCGGACACGCCGGTCACGCAGCTGATCGTCGAGGACCTCGTCTTCCCCGGGTTCGGCGGCGAGCCGGTCCGCGCCTGGGTCTCACGCCCGCTGCACGCCGACGGCCCACTGCCCGCGGTCGTCCAGTTCCAGGGCTACGGCGGAGGGCGCGGCCTCGCCGGCGAGAACGTGGCCTGGGCGCTGGCCGGGTACGTCCACGTCTTCGTCGACACCCGCGGCCAGGGCAGCGGATGGGGCAGCGGGGGCGACACGCCCGACCCGCACGGCTCCGGGCCTGCCACACCTGGCGTCATGACCCGCGGCATCCACTCGCCGGAGACCTACTACTACCGCCGGGTGTACACGGACGCGGTGCGCGCGGTGGATGCGACGCGCGACCTGCCGTTCGTCGACGCCTCCCGGATCGCCGTGACCGGCGGCAGCCAGGGCGGCGGGATCGCGCTGGCCGCCGCCGCGCTGTCGGACGGTGTCGCGGCGGCGATGCCCGATGTGGCGTTCCTCTGCGCGTTCCGGCGCGGCGTCGAGGTCGCAGGTGGCGGGCCCTACCTGGAGCTCGCCACCTACCTGTCGGTGCACCGCGACGAGGTCGCGGACGTGTTCCGGACGGTGTCATACTTCGACGGGGTCAACTTCGCCCGCCGCATCCACGTGCCGACGCTGTTCTCGGTGGCACTGATGGACACGGTGGTGCCGCCGTCGACGACGTTCGCGGCCTACAACCACCTCGCCGCCGAGGACCGCGCGATCGAGGTCTACCCGTTCAACGACCACGAGGGCGGCGGCGCGGCGCAGTGGCGCGCGCAGGCCGGGTGGCTGGCGGCGCGCTTCGGCGCCTGA
- a CDS encoding glycoside hydrolase family 3 N-terminal domain-containing protein: MTESLPRSSAPSERVRELLASMTLDEKLAQLVGYWVDKGDELVAPMAGEMGNPGAYADVTANGLGQLTRVYGTRPVEPVERAAWLWAEQRRLKEETRLGIPALVHEECLTGLAAWKAATFPTPLAWGASFDPELVEEMAGLIGLSMRELGIHQGLAPVLDVIRDPRWGRVDECIAEDPYVVGTIGTAYVRGLQDAGVHATLKHFVGYSASQAGRNHAPVHAGPREIRDTLLQPFEMAVRDGGVRSVMNSYAELDGVPVAASAEYLTGVLRDEWGFDGTVVSDYFSVAFLHTMHGVAADLGEAAALALAAGIDVELPTGDAFLEPLAARIRSGETDEALVDRAVLRVLAQKEELGLLDATFDAPPTAIDLDTPAHRDVALRLAEESLVLLTNDGALPLAGPPARIAVLGPNADAPEALMGCYSFANHVLAHHPEVPLGFGLPSVLDAVRGEFSSASVVHERGCDVEGDDRSGIPAAVAAASTADVAVVVVGDRAGLFGRGTVGEGNDVESLELPGIQRELVERVVATGTPVVLVVLSGRPYAIGWAVEGVTAPAAVLQAFFPGEEGGTAIAAVLSGRVSPSGHLPVSLPRSAGAQPYSYLHPLLGGPNEITSADSTPVLPFGHGLSYTTFERSELTVDPEVQAGGAFTAALRIRNTGERAGTDLVQLYARDVHASVTRPVAQLLGYRRVELQPGEEAVVRLTVPTTRLAFSDPGMRRIVEPGAIDLWVGPSCDVREASASLTITGPVHEVTAADARLVTSEVEAATVGAVFTDAL; the protein is encoded by the coding sequence ATGACCGAATCCCTTCCGCGCTCATCCGCGCCCTCCGAGCGCGTGCGGGAGCTCCTCGCCTCCATGACGCTGGACGAGAAGCTCGCCCAGCTGGTCGGCTACTGGGTCGACAAGGGCGACGAACTCGTGGCTCCGATGGCCGGCGAGATGGGCAACCCGGGCGCCTATGCGGATGTCACCGCGAACGGCCTCGGGCAGCTCACCCGCGTCTACGGCACGCGCCCGGTCGAACCGGTCGAGCGCGCGGCGTGGCTGTGGGCGGAGCAGCGGCGACTGAAGGAGGAGACCCGGCTCGGCATCCCCGCGCTGGTGCACGAGGAGTGCCTGACGGGCCTGGCGGCCTGGAAGGCGGCGACGTTCCCCACCCCGCTCGCCTGGGGCGCCTCCTTCGACCCGGAGCTGGTGGAGGAGATGGCCGGGCTGATCGGTCTGTCGATGCGCGAGCTCGGCATCCACCAGGGCCTGGCGCCCGTGCTGGATGTGATCCGCGACCCGCGCTGGGGACGCGTCGACGAGTGCATCGCCGAGGACCCGTACGTCGTCGGCACCATCGGCACCGCGTACGTGCGGGGGCTGCAGGACGCGGGCGTCCACGCTACGCTCAAGCACTTCGTCGGATACTCGGCGTCGCAGGCGGGCCGCAACCACGCCCCGGTGCACGCCGGGCCGCGCGAGATCCGCGACACCCTGCTGCAGCCGTTCGAGATGGCGGTCCGCGACGGCGGGGTGCGGTCGGTCATGAACTCGTACGCCGAGCTCGACGGCGTGCCCGTCGCGGCGAGCGCCGAGTACCTGACCGGTGTCCTGCGGGACGAGTGGGGCTTCGACGGGACGGTCGTCTCCGACTACTTCTCCGTCGCCTTCCTGCACACCATGCACGGCGTGGCCGCCGACCTCGGCGAGGCCGCGGCGCTCGCCCTGGCCGCCGGCATCGACGTCGAGCTGCCGACCGGCGACGCGTTCCTGGAGCCGCTCGCCGCGCGCATCCGCTCGGGCGAGACCGACGAGGCACTCGTCGACCGCGCGGTGCTCCGCGTGCTCGCGCAGAAGGAGGAGCTCGGCCTGCTCGACGCCACCTTCGACGCACCGCCCACCGCCATCGACCTCGACACCCCCGCCCATCGGGATGTCGCCCTGCGGCTCGCCGAGGAGTCGCTGGTGCTGCTCACCAACGACGGCGCGCTCCCGCTGGCCGGTCCCCCCGCACGCATCGCCGTGCTCGGGCCGAACGCGGACGCGCCGGAGGCGCTGATGGGCTGCTACTCGTTCGCGAACCACGTGCTGGCCCACCACCCGGAGGTCCCGCTCGGGTTCGGGCTGCCGTCGGTGCTGGACGCCGTCCGCGGCGAGTTCTCCTCGGCCTCGGTCGTGCACGAGCGCGGCTGCGACGTGGAGGGCGACGACCGCTCCGGCATCCCCGCCGCCGTCGCCGCCGCGAGCACCGCGGATGTGGCCGTCGTCGTGGTCGGCGACCGCGCTGGCCTGTTCGGCCGCGGAACGGTCGGCGAGGGCAACGACGTCGAGAGCCTCGAGCTGCCGGGCATCCAGCGCGAGCTGGTCGAGCGGGTCGTCGCGACCGGCACCCCCGTGGTGCTGGTCGTGCTCTCCGGCCGCCCCTATGCGATCGGCTGGGCCGTGGAGGGCGTGACCGCCCCGGCGGCCGTGCTGCAGGCGTTCTTCCCCGGCGAGGAGGGCGGGACCGCCATCGCCGCCGTGCTCTCCGGCCGGGTGTCTCCCTCCGGACACCTCCCCGTCTCGCTCCCCCGCTCGGCGGGCGCGCAGCCGTACTCGTACCTGCACCCGCTGCTCGGCGGCCCGAACGAGATCACCAGTGCCGACAGCACCCCGGTGCTCCCGTTCGGCCACGGCCTCTCGTACACCACGTTCGAGCGGTCCGAGCTGACCGTCGACCCGGAGGTGCAGGCCGGTGGAGCGTTCACCGCCGCGCTGCGCATCCGGAACACGGGCGAGCGCGCGGGCACCGACCTCGTGCAGCTGTACGCGCGGGATGTGCACGCGAGCGTCACGCGCCCGGTCGCGCAGTTGCTCGGCTACCGCCGTGTTGAACTGCAGCCGGGCGAGGAGGCCGTCGTGCGGCTCACCGTGCCGACGACGCGGCTCGCGTTCTCGGACCCGGGGATGCGCCGCATCGTGGAGCCGGGCGCCATCGACCTGTGGGTCGGCCCGTCGTGCGACGTCCGCGAGGCGTCGGCGAGCCTGACGATCACCGGACCCGTGCACGAGGTCACCGCCGCCGATGCGCGGCTGGTGACGTCCGAGGTCGAGGCGGCTACCGTGGGTGCCGTCTTCACCGACGCGCTCTGA
- a CDS encoding LacI family DNA-binding transcriptional regulator, translating into MPGPTRPTLEAIAREASVSLATVSKVLNGRPGVAPSTRRRVEDLLHDSGYARRGVDTERGDAVELVIENLASEWSVEVIRGVERAARENGLAMTLSTIGDYHAVGDELITGVLRRKPVAIVLQFSNLTADHRRQLRTRNIPFVVVDPAGDPPADVPAIGATNWAGGLAATRHLLALGHRRIAAIGGPVELLCSRARVAGYQAAMQEAGLPVPGVESGGFAREDGERAARRLLSGDDRPTAIVCANDMQALGVYDAAFSLGLDVPGDVSVVGFDDAPSASWARPPLTTIRQPLQEMAEEATRLALRLRTADVDNTRLELATSLVERGSTAPPRR; encoded by the coding sequence ATGCCCGGTCCCACCCGACCCACCCTGGAGGCGATCGCCCGCGAGGCGTCCGTGTCGCTGGCCACCGTGTCCAAGGTGCTGAACGGGCGCCCCGGTGTGGCGCCCTCGACCCGCCGCCGCGTCGAGGACCTGCTGCACGACTCGGGGTACGCCCGGCGCGGCGTCGACACCGAGCGCGGGGATGCGGTGGAGCTCGTGATCGAGAACCTGGCCAGCGAGTGGTCCGTGGAGGTGATCCGCGGCGTCGAGCGGGCCGCACGCGAGAACGGCCTCGCGATGACGCTGTCGACGATCGGCGACTACCACGCGGTCGGGGATGAGCTCATCACCGGCGTGCTGCGGCGGAAGCCCGTCGCGATCGTGCTGCAGTTCTCGAACCTCACCGCCGACCACCGCCGTCAGCTGCGCACCCGCAACATCCCCTTCGTGGTCGTGGACCCCGCCGGCGACCCTCCCGCGGACGTCCCGGCGATCGGAGCCACCAACTGGGCGGGCGGACTGGCCGCCACCCGCCACCTGCTTGCGCTCGGTCACCGGCGCATCGCGGCGATCGGCGGCCCCGTCGAACTGCTGTGCTCGCGGGCGCGGGTCGCGGGCTACCAGGCGGCGATGCAGGAGGCGGGGCTGCCGGTCCCGGGCGTGGAGAGCGGCGGGTTCGCCCGCGAGGACGGGGAGCGCGCCGCCCGTCGCCTGCTCAGTGGCGACGACCGGCCGACCGCCATCGTGTGCGCGAACGACATGCAGGCGCTCGGCGTCTACGACGCCGCCTTCTCGCTCGGCCTCGACGTGCCGGGGGATGTGTCGGTCGTCGGTTTCGACGACGCCCCGTCGGCGTCGTGGGCGCGTCCGCCGCTGACGACCATCCGCCAGCCGCTGCAGGAGATGGCGGAGGAGGCGACCCGCCTGGCGCTCCGGCTGCGCACCGCCGACGTCGACAACACGCGGCTGGAGCTGGCGACCTCCCTGGTGGAGCGCGGCTCGACGGCTCCGCCGCGCCGCTGA
- a CDS encoding Gfo/Idh/MocA family oxidoreductase, with protein sequence MTDTPELRVAMIGYGFMGAAHSQGWRTAPRFFDLPAEPVMATIVGRDAARVEDARRRFGWQNAVTDWRAAVEDPDIDVIDICTPGESHAEIAIAALQAGKHVLCEKPLANTVAEAEAMTEAAERAAADGVRSMVGFSYRRVPAIGFARNLVQEGRLGEIRQVRALYLQDWLRDEEGPMTWRLDKAAAGSGSLGDIGAHAVDLVEHLTGSRLSGVSGTLATFVEERPLLGETVGLSGTASTERGRVTVDDAAWFTARLSGGAAAGAIGAFEATRYATGRKNALRIELSGSRGAIAFDLESMNELQFYDATAPAGEQGFTRIIVTEPEHPYMANWWPTGHAIGYEHAFSHEVVDFVTAIATGTDPEPSFADGLHIQRVLDAVERSAADGSAWTPIDATEEDA encoded by the coding sequence ATGACCGACACCCCAGAGCTCCGCGTGGCCATGATCGGCTACGGGTTCATGGGCGCGGCGCACTCCCAGGGCTGGCGCACCGCCCCGCGCTTCTTCGACCTTCCGGCGGAGCCGGTGATGGCGACGATCGTCGGCCGCGACGCCGCCCGGGTCGAGGATGCGCGCCGCCGTTTCGGCTGGCAGAACGCCGTCACCGACTGGCGCGCGGCCGTTGAGGACCCGGACATCGACGTGATCGACATCTGCACCCCCGGCGAGAGCCACGCCGAGATCGCGATCGCCGCGCTGCAGGCCGGCAAGCACGTGCTCTGCGAGAAGCCGCTCGCCAACACGGTCGCGGAGGCCGAGGCGATGACGGAGGCGGCCGAGCGCGCCGCCGCCGACGGAGTCCGCTCGATGGTCGGCTTCAGCTACCGGCGCGTTCCCGCGATCGGCTTCGCCCGCAACCTGGTGCAGGAGGGGCGCCTGGGCGAGATCCGCCAGGTCCGCGCCCTCTACCTGCAGGACTGGCTGCGCGACGAGGAGGGCCCGATGACCTGGCGGCTCGACAAGGCCGCGGCCGGCTCCGGCTCGCTCGGCGACATCGGCGCGCACGCGGTCGACCTGGTCGAGCACCTGACCGGCTCCCGCCTGAGCGGCGTCTCCGGGACGCTCGCCACCTTCGTCGAGGAGCGCCCGCTGCTCGGGGAGACCGTCGGGCTGTCCGGCACAGCATCCACCGAGCGCGGACGTGTGACCGTCGACGACGCCGCCTGGTTCACCGCCCGGCTCAGCGGCGGCGCGGCCGCGGGAGCGATCGGCGCCTTCGAGGCGACGCGCTACGCGACCGGCCGCAAGAACGCCCTCCGGATCGAGCTCAGCGGCTCGCGCGGCGCCATCGCCTTCGACCTCGAGTCGATGAACGAGCTGCAGTTCTACGACGCCACCGCCCCGGCCGGGGAGCAGGGGTTCACCCGCATCATCGTGACCGAGCCCGAGCATCCCTACATGGCGAACTGGTGGCCGACGGGACACGCCATCGGCTACGAGCATGCCTTCAGCCACGAGGTGGTCGACTTCGTGACGGCCATCGCCACGGGCACCGACCCGGAGCCGTCGTTCGCCGACGGCCTGCACATCCAGCGCGTCCTCGACGCCGTCGAGCGCAGCGCCGCCGACGGCAGCGCGTGGACGCCGATCGACGCGACCGAGGAGGACGCATGA
- a CDS encoding carbohydrate ABC transporter permease has protein sequence MPKSGLAQHGGSGAVASLPSPRRRRRTGWAMRLEILLLAGPAAIIFLAFVIFPVVIAAYYGFFRWQGYGPATDFIGLQNYVTILQDSAFQQALMHNGLIVIGSLVLQGPVAILLALLLNRKMRGQSVIRVLIFVPYVIAEVVVGTGWSLMLATNGALNGFLKNVGLGFLANDWLSNPSIAIWTLLAILTWKYVGFAVILFLAGLQGIPEELYEAAALDGASYWQIQRRISLPLLGPTLRIWAFLSIIGALQLFDLVYIIWGQYVASTAGTSTMATYMVANGRNAGNFGYGNAVAVVIFLISLIVALFYQRFVLRRDTEGAITGDRRTGRKKR, from the coding sequence CTGCCGAAGTCGGGTCTCGCGCAGCACGGCGGGAGCGGCGCGGTCGCGTCGCTCCCGTCGCCGCGGCGCCGCCGGCGGACCGGCTGGGCCATGCGCCTCGAGATCCTGCTGCTGGCCGGACCCGCGGCGATCATCTTCCTGGCGTTCGTCATCTTCCCGGTCGTCATCGCCGCCTACTACGGCTTCTTCCGGTGGCAGGGATACGGTCCGGCGACGGACTTCATCGGCCTGCAGAACTACGTCACCATCCTCCAGGACTCGGCCTTCCAGCAGGCTCTGATGCACAACGGGCTGATCGTGATCGGCTCGCTCGTGCTGCAGGGGCCGGTGGCGATCCTGTTGGCCCTCCTGCTCAACCGCAAGATGCGCGGCCAGTCCGTCATCCGCGTGCTGATCTTCGTGCCCTATGTGATCGCCGAGGTCGTGGTCGGCACCGGGTGGAGCCTGATGCTCGCCACCAACGGGGCGTTGAACGGCTTCCTCAAGAACGTCGGTCTCGGCTTCCTCGCCAACGACTGGCTGTCCAACCCGAGCATCGCGATCTGGACCCTGCTGGCCATCCTGACCTGGAAGTACGTCGGCTTCGCCGTCATCCTCTTCCTCGCCGGCCTCCAGGGCATCCCGGAGGAGCTGTACGAAGCGGCCGCCCTCGACGGCGCCTCCTACTGGCAGATCCAGCGCAGGATCTCGCTGCCGCTGCTCGGCCCGACGCTGCGGATCTGGGCGTTCCTGTCGATCATCGGCGCACTGCAGCTGTTCGACCTCGTCTACATCATCTGGGGCCAGTACGTGGCCTCGACCGCCGGCACCTCGACCATGGCGACCTACATGGTCGCCAACGGCCGCAACGCCGGCAACTTCGGCTACGGAAACGCCGTCGCCGTCGTCATCTTCCTGATCTCCCTGATCGTCGCGCTGTTCTACCAGCGGTTCGTGCTCCGTCGCGACACCGAGGGCGCGATCACGGGTGACAGGCGCACCGGAAGGAAGAAGCGATGA
- a CDS encoding extracellular solute-binding protein produces MKGTKLLTGAAVVMAGALALTGCSGGSDSSSSNGKVSMTLWQNSTTGPGQKFWKDAVAAFEKANPNVTIKVQSIQNEDLDGKLQTALNSGDAPDIFLQRGGGKMAAMVNAGQLMDITDKVSSETKKNISEGSFKAETYQDKVWAMPIAVLPGGLFHSQDLFKAAGITEAPKTIDDLNEDVTKLKATGVAPIALGAKDAWPAAHWFYWFALRECAGSTMEKTADSKSFSDGCWLKAAEDLQKFSDTKPFNDGFLTTSAQQGAGSSAGLVANHKAAMELMGAWDPGVIASLTPDQKPLPDLGFYPFPEVSGGKGEPGSIMGGVDGYSCSVKAPKECADFLNFVATTDQQEAYYKAFNAPPVNAEAQKVVTEPYLKDVLAAYNKAPYVSQWLDTVLGQNVGNALNVAVVDMLAGKSDPKQLIQAANDAAKKG; encoded by the coding sequence ATGAAAGGCACCAAGCTCCTCACCGGGGCCGCCGTCGTGATGGCCGGCGCGCTCGCCCTCACCGGGTGCAGCGGCGGCTCCGACAGCTCCAGCAGCAACGGCAAGGTCAGCATGACCCTCTGGCAGAACTCGACGACCGGTCCCGGTCAGAAGTTCTGGAAAGACGCCGTCGCCGCTTTCGAGAAGGCGAACCCCAACGTCACCATCAAGGTCCAGTCCATCCAGAACGAGGACCTCGACGGCAAGCTCCAGACGGCGCTCAACTCCGGCGACGCTCCCGACATCTTCCTGCAGCGAGGCGGCGGCAAGATGGCGGCGATGGTCAACGCGGGTCAGCTGATGGACATCACCGACAAGGTCTCGTCCGAGACCAAGAAGAACATCTCCGAGGGATCCTTCAAGGCGGAGACCTACCAGGACAAGGTGTGGGCGATGCCCATCGCCGTGCTGCCGGGCGGGCTCTTCCACAGCCAGGACCTGTTCAAGGCCGCCGGCATCACCGAGGCACCGAAGACGATCGACGACCTCAACGAAGACGTCACGAAGCTGAAGGCCACCGGGGTCGCCCCGATCGCCCTCGGCGCCAAGGACGCCTGGCCGGCCGCCCACTGGTTCTACTGGTTCGCGCTCCGCGAGTGCGCCGGTTCGACCATGGAGAAGACCGCCGACTCCAAGTCGTTCAGCGATGGATGCTGGCTGAAGGCCGCCGAGGACCTGCAGAAGTTCTCGGACACCAAGCCCTTCAACGACGGCTTCCTCACCACCTCCGCCCAGCAGGGCGCGGGCAGCTCGGCCGGCCTCGTCGCGAACCACAAGGCCGCGATGGAGCTCATGGGCGCCTGGGACCCGGGAGTGATCGCATCGCTCACCCCCGACCAGAAGCCCCTCCCCGACCTCGGCTTCTACCCCTTCCCGGAGGTCTCCGGCGGTAAGGGCGAGCCCGGCTCGATCATGGGTGGCGTCGACGGCTACTCGTGCTCCGTCAAGGCCCCCAAGGAGTGCGCCGACTTCCTCAACTTCGTCGCCACCACGGACCAGCAGGAGGCCTACTACAAGGCCTTCAACGCCCCGCCGGTGAACGCCGAGGCGCAGAAGGTCGTCACCGAGCCCTACCTGAAGGATGTGCTGGCCGCCTACAACAAGGCGCCGTACGTCTCGCAGTGGCTGGACACGGTCCTCGGGCAGAACGTCGGCAACGCGCTCAACGTCGCGGTCGTCGACATGCTGGCCGGCAAGAGCGACCCGAAGCAGCTCATCCAGGCGGCCAACGACGCCGCCAAGAAGGGCTGA
- a CDS encoding ThuA domain-containing protein yields MSKNALVVRGGWDGHMPVETTELFVPFLRDNGFDVRIEEGTTVYADEAYMETVDLIVQVNTMNRIEDAEFRGLRQAVLNGTGMAGWHGGIADSYRDNADYLHMIGGQFAHHAGKDPAERVGDQSDNYIPYTVHITELGRTHPITQGIDDFDLVTEQYWVLSDEYNDVLATTTQEVRPWDAWNRPVTSPAIWTRQWGKGRIFVSAPGHRLEIVESQPVRTIIERGLLWASR; encoded by the coding sequence ATGAGCAAGAACGCACTGGTGGTGCGCGGCGGATGGGACGGGCACATGCCCGTCGAGACGACGGAGCTGTTCGTCCCGTTCCTCCGCGACAACGGGTTCGACGTCCGCATCGAGGAGGGCACGACGGTCTACGCCGACGAGGCCTACATGGAGACGGTCGACCTGATCGTGCAGGTCAACACCATGAACCGGATCGAGGACGCCGAGTTCCGCGGACTGCGCCAGGCCGTCCTGAACGGCACCGGCATGGCCGGCTGGCACGGCGGCATCGCCGACTCCTACCGGGACAACGCGGACTACCTGCACATGATCGGCGGCCAGTTCGCGCACCACGCGGGCAAGGACCCGGCCGAGCGCGTCGGCGACCAGTCCGACAACTACATCCCGTACACGGTGCACATCACCGAGCTCGGCCGCACGCATCCGATCACCCAGGGCATCGACGACTTCGACCTGGTGACCGAGCAGTACTGGGTGCTCAGCGACGAGTACAACGACGTGCTGGCCACGACGACCCAGGAGGTCCGCCCCTGGGACGCGTGGAACCGTCCGGTCACGTCGCCCGCGATCTGGACCCGGCAGTGGGGCAAGGGCCGCATCTTCGTCTCGGCGCCCGGCCACCGCCTGGAGATCGTCGAGAGCCAGCCCGTCCGCACCATCATCGAGAGGGGTCTGCTGTGGGCGTCCCGTTGA
- a CDS encoding carbohydrate ABC transporter permease, protein MSAMVVIPDAPDAPGVLDAPSRKTAKNLPWGSPSVYFIALVVIALMLTPIVYIVLGGFRTNSQITVDPAGFPNPWNVQNYIGVLTGGTFWAEVGNSTIVAVVTTVGVIVLGLMASYVLARYSFRGRGLLYALFAAGLMFPITVAITPLYIVVRNLGLMNSLVGVILPQIAFALPTTIIILVPFLRAIPDEIQEAAFIDGCSRLGFFWRMVLRLSMPGVITVGILAFIASWNSYLLPLFLLNNEATFTLPLGVQAFSSQYSVDTAKVLAFTSLSMIPALIFFSLFERRIVGGLTGAVKG, encoded by the coding sequence ATGAGCGCGATGGTCGTCATCCCGGACGCTCCCGACGCCCCCGGCGTGCTGGATGCGCCGAGCCGCAAGACGGCGAAGAACCTGCCCTGGGGCTCCCCCAGCGTCTACTTCATCGCCCTCGTGGTGATCGCGCTGATGCTGACCCCGATCGTGTACATCGTGCTCGGCGGCTTCCGCACCAACTCCCAGATCACCGTCGACCCCGCCGGGTTCCCCAACCCGTGGAACGTGCAGAACTACATCGGCGTCCTCACCGGCGGCACGTTCTGGGCCGAGGTCGGCAACTCGACGATCGTCGCGGTCGTCACCACCGTCGGCGTGATCGTGCTCGGCCTCATGGCCAGCTACGTGCTCGCCCGGTACAGCTTCCGCGGCCGCGGTCTGCTCTACGCGCTCTTCGCCGCTGGTCTGATGTTCCCGATCACGGTCGCCATCACGCCGCTCTACATCGTGGTGCGCAACCTGGGGCTGATGAACTCGCTGGTCGGCGTCATCCTGCCCCAGATCGCGTTCGCCCTGCCGACGACGATCATCATCCTCGTCCCGTTCCTGCGGGCGATCCCGGATGAGATCCAGGAGGCGGCGTTCATCGACGGCTGCAGCCGGCTCGGCTTCTTCTGGCGGATGGTGCTGCGGCTCTCGATGCCCGGCGTCATCACCGTCGGCATCCTCGCCTTCATCGCCAGCTGGAACAGCTACCTGCTGCCCCTGTTCCTCCTCAACAACGAGGCGACGTTCACGCTGCCGCTCGGAGTGCAGGCGTTCTCGTCGCAGTACTCCGTCGACACCGCCAAGGTGCTCGCGTTCACGTCGCTGTCCATGATCCCGGCGCTGATCTTCTTCAGCCTGTTCGAACGACGCATCGTCGGCGGGCTGACCGGCGCCGTCAAGGGCTGA
- a CDS encoding LacI family DNA-binding transcriptional regulator: MGRRPTINDVAEAAGVSVATVSKAVNGRYGVAVETVERVLQVVQELGYESSLVASSMRSRRTGVIGVLVADFEPFSAEVLKGVGAALHDSRYDLLAYSGSRQPSSEGWERRSLSRLSGTLIDGVIMVTPTVVNANADVPMVAIDPHTGRADVPTVESDSFGGARNATAYLIGLGHRRIAFVAGRPDLRSSNLRDAGYRHALGEAGIPFDPSLVAVGRYEHNTVREVALPLLTRPDRPTAVFAANDVSALAVIEVAAEIGLDVPRELSVIGFDDVPEASQYTPPLTTVRQPMQGLGAAAADLLTAMMSGETPERTHLRLPTRLVRRGTTAPPA, from the coding sequence ATGGGACGGCGTCCGACGATCAACGATGTGGCCGAAGCGGCCGGCGTCTCCGTCGCCACCGTGTCCAAAGCGGTCAACGGTCGGTACGGGGTCGCGGTCGAGACCGTGGAGCGCGTCCTGCAGGTCGTGCAGGAGCTCGGCTACGAGTCGAGCCTGGTCGCCAGCTCGATGCGGTCGCGGCGCACCGGCGTGATCGGGGTGCTCGTCGCGGACTTCGAGCCGTTCTCCGCCGAGGTGCTCAAGGGCGTCGGCGCGGCCCTGCACGACTCCCGCTACGACCTCCTCGCCTACAGCGGATCCCGCCAGCCGTCGAGCGAGGGCTGGGAGCGCCGCTCGCTGAGCCGGCTCAGCGGCACGCTCATCGACGGCGTCATCATGGTGACCCCGACCGTCGTGAACGCGAACGCCGACGTGCCGATGGTGGCCATCGACCCCCACACCGGCCGCGCCGACGTGCCGACCGTGGAGTCGGACAGCTTCGGCGGCGCACGCAACGCGACCGCCTACCTGATCGGGCTGGGCCACCGGCGCATCGCCTTCGTGGCCGGACGTCCCGACCTCCGCTCGTCGAACCTCCGCGACGCCGGCTACCGCCACGCGCTGGGCGAGGCGGGCATCCCCTTCGACCCGTCGCTGGTCGCAGTGGGCCGCTATGAGCACAACACGGTCCGCGAGGTGGCGCTGCCGCTGCTCACGCGTCCGGACCGCCCGACGGCCGTCTTCGCCGCCAACGACGTCTCGGCGCTCGCGGTGATCGAGGTGGCGGCGGAGATCGGCCTGGATGTGCCCCGCGAACTGTCGGTGATCGGCTTCGACGACGTGCCGGAGGCATCCCAGTACACCCCGCCGCTCACGACCGTCCGCCAGCCGATGCAGGGCCTCGGCGCGGCGGCCGCCGACCTGCTCACCGCGATGATGAGCGGCGAGACGCCCGAGCGCACCCACCTCCGCCTGCCCACGAGGCTCGTCCGCCGAGGAACGACGGCGCCTCCCGCCTGA